The following proteins are encoded in a genomic region of Phaeodactylum tricornutum CCAP 1055/1 chromosome 1, whole genome shotgun sequence:
- a CDS encoding predicted protein produces MYRNPIVNMRTWKTLLLLQFVLPRASAFVSQQMSSYRTDRIQQNKKTGAVSSVRPSERRSSKVPLQQTEKGEVDWMKSVFINNKNKAASSRSESKVMDGYSDTLKNRLYSHQAGRDTPGKRLMDRYQSKSTKKVPPPPAPMQNPNETVFDKIKGTFWSGVDSAYGLTQNKTPEAKELISKPVIKARLSAAQEISASIQRLQSSNPIERAIAEREIRNWERKERLRQEALEREGKIQKIKENVYQVGDTVKWFAGGMLSIPNKVADAVDKTGTFAKTIPDAVKTSIDTVASIPDKMTEAARNVQTSVDNTMASTAKAIDDVKALPKKIDTTAKQTKQTVNELATSSKVLLGLEKPKPKPPKIPPPKPSTNLNPDSIGWTVVETVASFTGKAIWIVGKGILTLTWKLGEAFVSKGFEAVQQQIKERSAVMDEQNQPKKAVWPKQSISKQPSSTLPNEQISPAFDAELSEEVASALKVAREALGTGEGTLKAQSGINTSTDGAKSASWDQPKMGLPQTQKNEIMSNTDQPMSKFTDASKVAAEKAKLSAELEKEVADALKMADDAINLSSSATKKNDQ; encoded by the coding sequence ATGTATCGCAACCCAATCGTCAACATGAGGACCTGGAAgacgttgctgttgttgcagtTTGTCCTTCCCAGAGCGAGCGCTTTTGTTTCGCAACAGATGTCGTCGTACCGGACCGATCGTATACAACAAAATAAAAAGACTGGTGCTGTTTCTTCGGTGCGTCCTTCGGAACGTCGTTCGTCCAAGGTGCCGTTACAGCAAACCGAAAAAGGTGAAGTGGACTGGATGAAGAGCGTATTTATCAATAACAAGAATAAAGCTGCGTCGTCGAGATCGGAAAGTAAGGTCATGGACGGTTACAGCGATACGCTCAAGAATCGTCTTTACAGTCACCAAGCAGGCCGCGATACGCCCGGAAAACGCTTGATGGATCGGTACCAATCCAAATCGACCAAGAAGGTGCCTCCGCCCCCCGCACCAATGCAAAATCCCAACGAAACGGTCTTTGATAAAATCAAGGGGACTTTCTGGAGTGGCGTCGATAGTGCTTACGGTCTGACGCAAAACAAAACACCGGAAGCGAAGGAACTCATCTCCAAACCAGTCATTAAAGCGCGCTTATCCGCCGCTCAAGAAATCAGTGCATCCATTCAAAGGCTGCAATCAAGCAATCCGATTGAGCGAGCCATTGCGGAACGGGAAATTCGCAACTGGGAACGCAAGGAACGGCTTCGTCAAGAAGCCTTGGAGCGCGAAGGGAAGATACAAAAGATCAAAGAAAATGTATACCAAGTAGGAGATACCGTTAAATGGTTTGCGGGTGGTATGCTGTCGATACCAAACAAGGTTGCCGACGCAGTGGACAAGACTGGTACATTCGCCAAGACAATTCCAGATGCAGTAAAGACCTCTATCGATACAGTTGCAAGCATCCCGGATAAAATGACCGAAGCTGCTCGTAACGTGCAAACATCGGTTGATAACACTATGGCGTCCACAGCCAAGGCGATTGATGATGTAAAAGCGCTTCCGAAAAAAATCGACACGACTGCGAAACAAACGAAACAGACAGTGAACGAATTAGCTACTTCGTCCAAAGTACTCCTTGGCCTAGAAAAGCCCAAACCCAAGCCTCCCAAAATACCACCCCCAAAGCCATCGACGAATCTAAATCCTGATAGTATAGGCTGGACAGTTGTTGAGACAGTAGCATCCTTTACAGGCAAAGCTATATGGATTGTCGGTAAAGGGATTTTGACGTTGACTTGGAAACTTGGTGAAGCGTTTGTTTCGAAAGGATTTGAGGCTGTTCAGCAGCAAATAAAGGAACGCTCGGCTGTTATGGATGAGCAAAATCAGCCTAAAAAGGCCGTATGGCCGAAACAGTCGATCTCGAAACAGCCCAGTTCTACATTACCGAATGAGCAAATTTCACCGGCTTTCGACGCGGAACTCAGCGAGGAAGTTGCAAGCGCTTTAAAGGTTGCCCGGGAGGCTTTGGGCACGGGGGAGGGTACACTGAAGGCTCAAAGTGGAATCAACACATCTACGGACGGTGCAAAGTCAGCATCATGGGACCAACCGAAGATGGGGCTTCCACAAACGCAAAAGAATGAAATTATGTCAAATACTGATCAGCCGATGAGTAAATTCACTGATGCATCAAAGGTGGCAGCGGAGAAAGCGAAGCTCAGTGCAGAGCTGGAGAAAGAGGTTGCCGACGCGTTGAAAATGGCGGACGACGCGATCAATCTGAGCAGCTCTGCAACCAAGAAAAATGACCAATGA